In Bacillus sp. S3, the sequence TAAAGATAAAATCATGGAATTTATTGAAAAAGCAGAAGCTATGGCACATAAATTAGCTGATCACGGTATCGAATTATACTACCATACTCATCACCTTGAATTCCAAAAATACGATGGTGTCTATCTTTTGGACCTCATTAAAAATAACACATCTAAGCTTGGCTTTGAACTTGATGTTCACTGGATCCAAAGAGCTGGTGAAAATCCAGTCGAGTTTGTTAAACAATATGCAGGCCGGATTTCATTATTGCACTTAAAAGATTATCGTATCGGACAGATGGATTTAAGTAACGTTGACTTTAAAGACATGTCTAAATTCTTTGATATCTTTACGAATACAATTGAATTTGCTGAGCTTGGAGAAGGTAATCTTAATATCAAAGCAATTGTAGAAGCTGGACTTGAAAGCGGGGCGCAGTATTTCTTAGTTGAACAAGATGACACATATGGACGCGACCCATTTGATTGCCTAGACATCTCTGCTAAGCATTTAAGAGAATTAGGATATTCTGAGTGGTTTTAAAGAAGAGGCAGCTGTTGAAACAGCTG encodes:
- a CDS encoding sugar phosphate isomerase/epimerase family protein, translating into MKKGKIGVQMMMLKGKVEELGAYETMRKVSELGYHAVEVSQIPMTPENVAELRRASVDFDIKIAAMSAALEPMLPGAPGETLTNDFDKIVSDCKTLDCNFLRIGMLPLTVMGHKDKIMEFIEKAEAMAHKLADHGIELYYHTHHLEFQKYDGVYLLDLIKNNTSKLGFELDVHWIQRAGENPVEFVKQYAGRISLLHLKDYRIGQMDLSNVDFKDMSKFFDIFTNTIEFAELGEGNLNIKAIVEAGLESGAQYFLVEQDDTYGRDPFDCLDISAKHLRELGYSEWF